A stretch of the Nitratireductor thuwali genome encodes the following:
- the purU gene encoding formyltetrahydrofolate deformylase: MTHKTFDITLSCEDRPGIVAAVTTELAGLGANIAESNQFWDQRTNRFFMRISFTVAEGVSREEITRALEPAIARFDMKTALADRGRRRKIVIMVSKFDHALLHLLYQIRVGWLDAEVVAIVSNHEDSRRTAEAGNIPYHHWKVTRDNKAEQEQKLLALVKETGADLVVLARYMQVLSNELSNRLFGKAINIHHSFLPSFKGAKPYHQAHERGVKLIGATAHYVTPDLDEGPIIEQETERVSHAMSAEDFVAAGRDIESRVLARAVKLHLESRVMLNGHKTVVFAKG; the protein is encoded by the coding sequence ATGACGCACAAGACATTCGACATCACCCTTTCCTGCGAGGACAGGCCGGGCATCGTTGCCGCGGTGACGACCGAGCTTGCCGGGCTTGGCGCCAATATCGCCGAATCCAACCAGTTCTGGGATCAGCGGACCAACCGCTTCTTCATGCGCATTTCGTTCACGGTGGCGGAAGGCGTGAGCCGCGAGGAGATAACGCGCGCGCTGGAACCGGCGATCGCGCGCTTCGACATGAAGACGGCGCTGGCCGACCGCGGGCGGCGGCGGAAGATCGTCATCATGGTCTCGAAATTCGACCACGCGCTGCTGCATCTTCTCTACCAGATCCGCGTCGGATGGCTGGATGCGGAGGTCGTCGCCATCGTCTCCAATCACGAGGATTCGCGCCGCACGGCCGAGGCCGGGAACATACCCTACCACCACTGGAAGGTGACCAGGGACAACAAGGCGGAGCAGGAGCAGAAGCTGCTCGCGCTGGTCAAGGAGACGGGCGCGGATCTCGTCGTCCTTGCCCGCTACATGCAGGTGCTTTCCAACGAATTGTCGAACCGTCTGTTCGGCAAGGCGATCAACATCCACCACTCGTTCCTGCCCAGCTTCAAGGGCGCCAAGCCCTATCACCAGGCCCATGAGCGCGGCGTCAAGCTGATCGGCGCCACCGCGCATTACGTGACGCCCGACCTCGACGAGGGGCCGATCATCGAGCAGGAAACCGAGCGCGTGAGCCATGCCATGAGCGCGGAGGATTTCGTGGCCGCCGGGCGCGACATCGAAAGCCGGGTGCTGGCCCGCGCGGTCAAGCTGCATCTTGAAAGCCGCGTCATGCTCAACGGGCACAAGACCGTGGTGTTCGCCAAGGGGTGA
- a CDS encoding 3-methyl-2-oxobutanoate hydroxymethyltransferase: MTRAQRKTVQDLRDLRGKRQLSMLRVTTLEEAEAAERAGIDMASVPTDMMLDPAFRDAAPSIFAVPGENFYEIGTTDDFIRWAFALYKAGADAVYCSAGTQTIARLAAEGIPVCGHVGLIPSKATWTGGFAAVGKTLETAKLVWNQVKALEEAGAFAAEIEVVPEAIAAEISRRSSLFMISMGAGAGCDAQYLFSDDVLGANTGHVPRHARVYRNFAAEFARLQEERVAAYREFASDVQSGAYPQPGHKVAARDEVLSAFQSWLDGV; the protein is encoded by the coding sequence ATGACGCGCGCACAGCGAAAGACGGTGCAGGATCTGCGGGACCTGCGCGGCAAAAGGCAGCTATCCATGCTGCGGGTCACGACGCTGGAAGAGGCGGAGGCGGCCGAGCGCGCCGGGATCGACATGGCGTCGGTGCCGACGGACATGATGCTCGACCCCGCCTTCCGCGACGCCGCGCCGTCGATCTTCGCCGTGCCCGGCGAGAACTTCTACGAGATCGGCACGACGGACGACTTCATCCGCTGGGCTTTCGCGCTCTACAAGGCGGGCGCGGACGCGGTCTATTGCTCGGCCGGCACGCAGACCATCGCACGGCTTGCCGCCGAGGGCATTCCCGTTTGCGGCCATGTCGGCCTGATCCCATCCAAGGCCACCTGGACCGGCGGTTTTGCGGCGGTGGGCAAGACTTTGGAGACGGCCAAGCTCGTCTGGAACCAGGTGAAGGCGCTGGAAGAGGCCGGCGCTTTCGCCGCCGAAATCGAAGTCGTGCCGGAGGCGATCGCCGCCGAGATTTCACGCAGAAGCTCGCTTTTCATGATCTCCATGGGCGCCGGCGCCGGCTGCGATGCGCAATATCTGTTTTCCGACGATGTGTTGGGAGCCAATACGGGCCACGTTCCCCGTCACGCCAGGGTCTACCGCAATTTCGCCGCCGAGTTTGCGCGGCTTCAGGAAGAGCGCGTCGCCGCCTATCGGGAGTTCGCCTCCGACGTCCAGTCCGGCGCCTATCCGCAACCGGGCCACAAGGTTGCCGCCAGGGACGAGGTGCTGAGCGCGTTCCAATCCTGGCTCGATGGCGTATAG
- a CDS encoding NAD(P)/FAD-dependent oxidoreductase: protein MGGMVIVGAGECGVRAAFTLREEGYEGTVTLVGEEPHLPYERPPLSKNAPPAVKLIAEETRYRDLSIDLLRGTRGQRIDRENRRLVLADGRTLDYDRLLIATGARARRFAGMEKARTLRSVGDADAILSAIGAGTKLVIIGGGFIGLELAATARGLGAEVTVLEAADRLMARAVPAEIAAMFEDRHRQEGVRLRLGAKVEALEEHAVVLADGSRIEADIVVAGIGAEPITGLAADAGLAVDNGIVVDGCLRTADSSIFAAGDCCSFPYRGAPVRLESWRCAQDQGAHAARAMLGCGDSFVRVPWFWSDQYDLGLQVAGLALADRPFLRREVGDGAFVLFQLDGQGRVLSASGVGTGNAVARDISIAEKLIERGIVVAPEVLCDPGTRLKQLLKG, encoded by the coding sequence ATGGGCGGCATGGTCATCGTCGGCGCGGGCGAGTGCGGCGTGCGCGCCGCATTCACCCTGCGCGAGGAAGGCTACGAGGGCACCGTCACGCTGGTCGGCGAGGAGCCGCATCTTCCCTACGAGCGGCCGCCGCTTTCCAAGAATGCGCCGCCGGCCGTCAAGCTCATCGCGGAGGAGACGCGCTACCGGGACCTGTCCATCGATCTTTTGCGCGGCACACGGGGCCAGCGCATCGACCGGGAGAACAGGCGCCTCGTTCTCGCGGACGGCCGGACGCTCGACTACGACAGGCTGCTGATCGCGACGGGCGCGCGGGCGCGCCGCTTTGCCGGCATGGAAAAGGCGCGCACCCTGCGCAGCGTCGGCGATGCGGACGCCATCCTGTCGGCCATCGGTGCCGGCACGAAGCTCGTCATCATCGGCGGCGGCTTTATCGGGCTGGAGCTGGCGGCCACGGCGCGCGGGCTGGGCGCGGAAGTGACCGTCCTTGAAGCCGCGGACCGGTTGATGGCGCGGGCCGTTCCGGCGGAGATCGCGGCCATGTTCGAGGACCGCCACCGGCAGGAAGGCGTCCGCCTGCGGCTCGGGGCCAAGGTCGAGGCATTGGAGGAACATGCCGTGGTGTTGGCGGACGGGTCGCGGATCGAAGCGGACATCGTGGTGGCCGGCATAGGCGCCGAGCCGATCACGGGCCTTGCGGCCGATGCCGGGCTCGCCGTCGACAACGGGATCGTCGTCGATGGATGCCTGCGAACGGCCGATTCCAGCATTTTCGCCGCCGGCGACTGCTGCAGTTTTCCCTATCGCGGAGCCCCCGTGCGGCTGGAAAGCTGGCGTTGCGCGCAGGATCAGGGCGCCCACGCCGCCCGCGCCATGCTGGGCTGCGGCGACAGTTTCGTGCGCGTGCCCTGGTTCTGGTCGGATCAGTACGATCTCGGCCTGCAGGTGGCCGGTCTTGCGCTGGCCGACCGCCCGTTCCTGCGGCGGGAGGTGGGCGACGGCGCCTTCGTCCTGTTCCAGCTCGACGGTCAGGGCCGGGTGCTGTCGGCCAGCGGCGTGGGCACCGGAAACGCGGTCGCCCGCGACATCTCGATTGCCGAAAAGCTGATCGAGCGCGGCATCGTCGTCGCGCCCGAGGTGCTTTGCGATCCGGGCACTAGACTGAAACAATTGCTGAAGGGATAG
- a CDS encoding MocE family 2Fe-2S type ferredoxin produces MSQWVEACAVDDVEEEDLIRFDHDGRTFAIYRSPDDEFYATDGLCTHEHVHLADGLVMDHIIECPKHNGRFDYRTGEAKGAPVCVNLRTYPVKVEAGRVLIDLS; encoded by the coding sequence ATGAGCCAGTGGGTGGAAGCCTGTGCCGTCGACGATGTCGAAGAGGAAGACCTCATCCGCTTCGATCACGACGGCCGCACCTTCGCGATCTATCGCAGTCCCGACGACGAATTCTACGCCACAGACGGCCTGTGCACCCATGAACATGTGCACCTGGCGGACGGGCTGGTGATGGATCACATCATCGAATGCCCCAAGCACAATGGCCGGTTCGACTATCGCACCGGCGAGGCCAAGGGCGCGCCGGTCTGCGTCAATCTCAGGACGTATCCGGTCAAGGTCGAGGCCGGCCGCGTCCTGATCGACCTGTCCTGA